The proteins below are encoded in one region of Pseudomonas sp. SCB32:
- a CDS encoding SMI1/KNR4 family protein has product MEDVIEKLREANEPVPVPLELPDEELLVEIEEALLIGIPSEFREFLLQVSDVIYGRLEPVTVTDPHSHTYLPEVAAVAWSMGLPRELIPLCADGEDYYAVAEDGEVVLWADGELTEETWDSVWTWARDVWLET; this is encoded by the coding sequence GTGGAAGATGTGATCGAGAAGCTGCGTGAAGCGAACGAGCCGGTTCCCGTCCCCCTGGAATTGCCGGACGAAGAACTGCTGGTGGAGATCGAAGAAGCCCTGCTGATAGGCATTCCGTCGGAATTTCGTGAGTTTCTCCTGCAGGTCAGCGATGTGATTTATGGCCGTCTGGAACCGGTCACGGTGACCGATCCGCACTCCCATACCTACCTGCCGGAGGTGGCTGCCGTCGCCTGGTCGATGGGCCTGCCGCGCGAGCTGATCCCGCTCTGCGCCGATGGTGAGGACTATTACGCGGTGGCCGAGGACGGCGAAGTGGTGCTCTGGGCCGACGGCGAACTCACCGAGGAGACCTGGGACTCGGTGTGGACCTGGGCACGCGACGTATGGCTCGAGACCTGA
- a CDS encoding YgdI/YgdR family lipoprotein, whose translation MKFKALFTCLLLLGLAGCADKAVVTLQDGSEILVKDHSDYDKYNDYYEFEQLNGDTILIKKDNVRFIKTP comes from the coding sequence ATGAAGTTCAAAGCCCTGTTCACCTGCCTGTTGCTGCTCGGCCTCGCCGGTTGCGCCGACAAGGCCGTGGTGACGCTGCAGGATGGCAGCGAAATCCTGGTGAAGGATCACTCTGATTACGACAAATACAATGACTACTACGAATTCGAGCAGCTCAATGGCGACACCATCCTGATCAAGAAGGACAACGTCCGCTTCATCAAGACGCCCTGA
- a CDS encoding GntR family transcriptional regulator → MADNLQEQLYLNLRQALLSGRFQPGERLKIRDLAQEWGTSPMPVRAALQRLVAEGALEGEPQRSLRVPVMTRERYLQILQVRQSLEGLAVEDAARHLRPADMAVLRDCTERMEVALNARDVQGYLDANSLFHLTLYSACGNPTLLRMIEALWLQVGPFFNRLFTEADLSLRLNDFHEDALRALERGDGAGARKAIEQDLGYCGQYLLNLLELESGGRLGVR, encoded by the coding sequence ATGGCCGACAACCTTCAGGAGCAGCTGTACCTGAACCTGCGCCAGGCTCTGTTGAGCGGGCGCTTCCAGCCCGGCGAGCGGCTCAAGATCCGCGATTTGGCCCAGGAGTGGGGCACCAGCCCGATGCCCGTGCGCGCCGCCCTGCAGCGGCTGGTCGCCGAGGGCGCGCTGGAAGGCGAGCCGCAGCGCTCGCTGCGGGTGCCGGTGATGACCCGCGAGCGCTACCTGCAGATCCTGCAGGTGCGGCAATCGCTGGAGGGACTGGCGGTGGAGGATGCGGCCAGGCATCTGCGTCCGGCTGACATGGCGGTGCTGCGCGATTGCACCGAGCGCATGGAAGTCGCGCTGAACGCCCGTGACGTCCAGGGCTACCTGGATGCCAACAGCCTGTTCCATCTCACGCTCTACAGCGCCTGCGGCAACCCGACCCTGCTGCGCATGATCGAGGCGCTCTGGCTGCAGGTCGGGCCGTTCTTCAACCGCCTGTTCACCGAGGCCGACCTGTCGCTGCGCCTGAACGACTTCCACGAAGACGCCCTGCGCGCCCTGGAACGCGGCGATGGCGCGGGCGCGCGCAAAGCCATCGAGCAGGACCTGGGCTATTGCGGCCAGTACCTGCTCAATCTGCTCGAACTGGAGAGTGGGGGACGGCTGGGGGTGCGATAG
- a CDS encoding aspartate aminotransferase family protein, which yields MTASGITQQAVDLFTARERQRFLEQNPKSVALAERAHKSLYAGVPMHWMADWSTPCPLFVERAQGARFYDVDGHDYVDFCLGDTGSMFGHSPAPIARALAEQGARGLTTMLPGEDAVVCGELLAERFGLPYWQVTATATDSNRYVLRWARAVTKRKTLLVFDGCYHGTVDDVMVRYRDGETVHRSGLVGQAYDLTQHSRSIPFNDVEALEAALAQGDVCALLCEPAMTNIGMVLPDPGFMQKCRELTRKYGSLLIIDETHTISTNIGGCTKLWNLDPDFFVVGKPIAGGVPCGIFGCSAEMAERMAASRKSAQEDSHGHGHSGMGTTLSANALAMHCMRANLEQVMTQAAYDHMLPLAKRLADGFRRLIAKHELKWSVTELGARSEFQFCPISPRTGAEAEAAFHDELQMALHLYLINRGILITPFHNMTLCCPDTTAADVDRLIETLDAGITELLSIPGAREA from the coding sequence ATGACCGCCAGCGGAATCACCCAACAGGCCGTTGATCTCTTCACCGCCCGTGAGCGCCAGCGCTTCCTGGAACAGAATCCCAAGTCCGTCGCCCTTGCCGAGCGCGCGCACAAGTCGCTGTACGCCGGCGTGCCGATGCACTGGATGGCCGACTGGTCCACACCCTGCCCGCTGTTCGTAGAGCGCGCCCAGGGCGCCCGCTTCTACGATGTGGACGGCCATGACTACGTGGACTTCTGCCTGGGCGACACCGGCAGCATGTTCGGCCATTCGCCGGCGCCGATCGCCCGCGCCCTCGCCGAACAGGGCGCCCGTGGCCTGACCACCATGCTTCCCGGCGAAGACGCGGTGGTTTGCGGCGAACTGCTCGCCGAGCGCTTCGGCCTACCCTACTGGCAGGTCACCGCCACCGCCACCGACTCCAACCGCTACGTGCTGCGCTGGGCCCGTGCGGTGACCAAGCGCAAGACCCTGCTGGTGTTCGACGGCTGCTACCACGGCACCGTCGACGACGTGATGGTGCGCTACCGCGATGGCGAGACCGTGCACCGCTCCGGCCTGGTCGGCCAGGCCTACGACCTGACCCAGCACAGCCGCTCCATCCCCTTCAACGATGTCGAAGCGCTGGAAGCCGCGCTGGCCCAGGGCGACGTCTGCGCCCTACTGTGCGAGCCGGCGATGACCAACATCGGCATGGTCCTGCCCGATCCAGGCTTCATGCAGAAGTGCCGCGAACTGACTCGTAAATACGGCTCGCTGCTGATCATCGACGAAACCCACACCATCTCCACCAATATCGGTGGCTGCACGAAGCTGTGGAACCTCGACCCGGACTTCTTCGTGGTCGGCAAGCCGATCGCCGGCGGCGTGCCCTGCGGCATCTTCGGCTGCAGCGCGGAAATGGCCGAGCGCATGGCCGCCTCGCGCAAGAGCGCCCAGGAAGACAGCCACGGACACGGCCACAGCGGCATGGGCACTACCCTCTCGGCCAACGCCCTGGCCATGCACTGCATGCGCGCCAACCTGGAACAGGTGATGACCCAGGCGGCCTACGACCACATGCTGCCGCTGGCCAAGCGCCTGGCCGACGGCTTCCGCCGCCTGATCGCCAAGCACGAGCTGAAGTGGTCGGTGACCGAACTGGGCGCGCGCAGCGAGTTCCAGTTCTGCCCCATATCGCCGCGCACCGGCGCCGAGGCCGAAGCCGCCTTCCACGACGAGCTGCAGATGGCCCTGCACCTGTACCTGATCAACCGCGGCATCCTCATCACGCCATTCCACAACATGACCCTGTGCTGCCCGGACACCACCGCCGCCGACGTGGATCGCCTGATCGAGACCCTCGATGCCGGCATCACCGAGCTGCTGTCGATTCCCGGCGCACGCGAGGCCTGA
- a CDS encoding glutamine synthetase family protein, translating into MQFADRKEAEAFLAAHPEVRSIELFIIDSNGIPRGKLLHRDELLAIYDNGRPLPSSILALTVQGEDVEGTGLVWEVADADCWTYPLPGSLTLQPWRTSPTGQLQVSMHPTQGLPATPADPRQALSRVVDRLKADGFHPVMAVELEFYLLDKQRDANGRPQPALQMNGIRPEAPQVYGIYELEQLQPFLDDLYAACEVQGLPVRTAISEYAPGQVELTLEHRFDVMQAIDEGVRYKRLVKGVANKHGLQACFMAKPFGDRAGSGMHLHVSLADEMGNNLYASEDPHGTPLLRHSIGGMMARLLDSLAIFCPNANSFRRFQANSYAPLAKSWGVNNRTVSFRVPGGPAKSRHIEHRICGADANPYLAAAAILAAIHEGIGKQIDPGAAIVGNGYEQATEFLPTDWLTALRALESSTWAREALGEEFLKVFLAIKWEEYRQFMGEVGEQDWRWYLNHA; encoded by the coding sequence ATGCAATTCGCCGATCGAAAGGAAGCCGAAGCCTTCCTCGCCGCCCACCCCGAGGTGCGCAGCATCGAACTCTTCATCATCGATTCCAACGGCATCCCGCGCGGCAAGCTGCTGCACCGTGACGAGCTGCTGGCGATCTACGACAACGGCCGCCCGCTGCCCAGTTCGATCCTCGCGCTGACCGTGCAGGGCGAGGACGTCGAAGGCACCGGCCTGGTCTGGGAAGTCGCCGACGCCGACTGCTGGACCTATCCGCTGCCCGGCAGCCTGACCCTGCAACCCTGGCGCACCAGCCCCACCGGGCAGCTGCAGGTGAGCATGCACCCGACCCAGGGCCTGCCGGCGACGCCAGCCGACCCGCGCCAGGCGCTGAGCCGCGTGGTTGACCGGCTGAAGGCCGACGGCTTCCACCCGGTGATGGCGGTGGAACTGGAGTTCTACCTGCTGGACAAGCAGCGCGACGCCAACGGCCGTCCGCAGCCGGCGCTGCAGATGAACGGTATCCGCCCGGAAGCGCCGCAAGTCTATGGCATCTACGAACTGGAGCAGCTGCAGCCGTTCCTCGACGACCTCTACGCCGCCTGCGAAGTCCAGGGCCTCCCGGTGCGCACGGCGATCTCCGAATACGCGCCGGGCCAGGTCGAGCTGACCCTGGAGCACCGCTTCGACGTGATGCAGGCCATCGACGAAGGCGTGCGCTACAAGCGCCTGGTGAAAGGCGTGGCGAACAAGCACGGGCTGCAGGCCTGCTTCATGGCCAAGCCGTTCGGCGACCGCGCAGGCTCCGGCATGCACCTGCACGTCAGCCTCGCCGACGAGATGGGCAACAACCTCTACGCCAGCGAAGACCCGCACGGTACGCCGCTGCTGCGCCACTCCATCGGCGGCATGATGGCCCGCCTGCTGGATTCCCTAGCGATCTTCTGCCCCAACGCCAACTCCTTCCGCCGCTTCCAGGCCAACAGCTACGCGCCGCTGGCCAAGAGCTGGGGCGTGAACAACCGCACCGTGTCGTTCCGCGTGCCCGGCGGCCCGGCGAAGAGCCGGCACATCGAGCACCGCATCTGCGGCGCCGACGCCAACCCCTACCTCGCGGCGGCGGCTATCCTCGCAGCCATCCACGAAGGCATCGGCAAGCAGATCGACCCGGGCGCAGCCATCGTCGGCAACGGCTACGAGCAGGCCACCGAGTTCCTGCCCACCGACTGGCTCACCGCGCTGCGCGCACTGGAGTCCTCCACCTGGGCCCGCGAGGCGCTGGGCGAGGAATTCCTCAAGGTGTTCCTGGCGATCAAGTGGGAGGAGTACCGCCAGTTCATGGGCGAGGTCGGTGAGCAGGACTGGCGCTGGTACCTCAATCACGCCTGA
- a CDS encoding SDR family NAD(P)-dependent oxidoreductase gives MSTPVVLITGAAGGLGKAIAKRFAQSHWRIAATDVDKAGLHALNAQVPLDATAVGDLRRADNCHSLVSDILARTGRLDALVNAAGVWREGPVEDFNEDDFDLVMGVNLKAAFYMCQAATPYLKENHGCIVNISSDSGRQAYRGSAAYCASKAALTMLTRTLALELAESGVRVNAISPADIATPMLDYQAERYGQGNPDAYKRALLKDYPQGKVSRFIRPEEVAELVWYLCKPESEAITGADLAIDFGLSAGR, from the coding sequence ATGAGCACTCCTGTCGTACTGATCACCGGCGCCGCCGGTGGCCTCGGAAAAGCCATCGCCAAGCGTTTCGCCCAAAGCCACTGGCGCATCGCCGCCACCGATGTGGACAAAGCCGGCCTGCACGCGTTGAACGCCCAGGTGCCGCTGGATGCCACCGCCGTCGGTGACTTGCGACGCGCCGACAACTGCCACAGCCTGGTCTCCGACATCCTCGCCCGCACCGGCCGCCTCGACGCCCTGGTGAACGCTGCCGGCGTCTGGCGCGAAGGCCCGGTGGAGGATTTCAACGAGGACGACTTCGACCTGGTGATGGGCGTGAACCTCAAGGCCGCCTTCTACATGTGCCAGGCGGCGACGCCGTACCTGAAGGAAAACCACGGCTGCATCGTCAACATCTCCAGCGACTCCGGCCGCCAGGCCTATCGCGGCTCCGCGGCCTACTGCGCGAGCAAGGCGGCGCTGACCATGCTCACCCGCACCCTGGCGCTGGAACTGGCCGAGTCGGGCGTGCGGGTCAACGCCATCTCCCCGGCGGACATCGCCACACCCATGCTCGACTACCAGGCCGAGCGCTACGGCCAGGGCAACCCGGACGCCTACAAGCGAGCGCTGCTGAAGGATTATCCACAGGGCAAGGTGTCGCGCTTCATCCGCCCCGAAGAAGTCGCCGAACTGGTCTGGTACCTCTGCAAACCGGAATCCGAAGCCATCACCGGTGCAGACCTGGCGATCGACTTCGGTCTCTCGGCCGGACGCTGA
- a CDS encoding acyl-CoA thioesterase, protein MEPGNHQLSMTVLMTPDMANFSGNVHGGTLLKYLDEVAYACASRYAGHYVVTLSVDQVIFREPIHVGELVTFLASVNYTGRTSMEIGVKVVTENIREKSVRHTNSCFFTMVALDDERKTTVVPQLEPQTKDEKRRFAQAQQRRQLRQELEQRYKAIRDE, encoded by the coding sequence ATGGAACCCGGCAACCACCAGCTCAGCATGACCGTCCTGATGACCCCCGACATGGCCAACTTCTCCGGCAATGTCCACGGCGGCACCCTGCTCAAGTACCTCGACGAAGTCGCCTACGCCTGCGCCAGCCGCTATGCCGGCCACTACGTCGTCACCCTGTCGGTGGACCAGGTGATCTTCCGCGAGCCGATCCATGTCGGCGAATTGGTCACCTTCCTCGCCTCGGTGAACTACACCGGCCGCACCTCCATGGAGATCGGCGTGAAAGTGGTCACCGAGAACATCCGCGAAAAGTCCGTACGCCACACCAACAGCTGCTTCTTCACCATGGTGGCGCTGGACGACGAGCGTAAGACGACGGTGGTTCCGCAACTGGAGCCGCAGACCAAGGACGAGAAGCGCCGCTTCGCCCAGGCCCAGCAGCGCCGCCAGCTGCGCCAGGAGCTGGAACAGCGCTACAAGGCAATTCGCGACGAATGA
- the ybaL gene encoding YbaL family putative K(+) efflux transporter, with protein MHHTPLLTTLAVGFVLAFVLGALANRLRISPLVGYLVAGVLAGPFTPGYVADQALSGEIAELGVILLMFGVGLHFSLKDLLSVKAIAIPGAVVQIGVATLLGMGLAWMMGWQFGAGLVFGLALSVASTVVLLRALEQRQLIDTKRGRIAIGWLIVEDLAMVLTLVLLPALAGSLGGTSDGNEGSVLMPILLTLGKVAAFVAVMILGGRRIVPWALERVAKTGSRELFTLAVLAIALGIAYGSAVIFGVSFALGAFFAGMILNESELSHEAAENSLPLRDAFAVLFFVSVGMLFNPAILIHEPLPVLATFLVIVFGKSVAAYVIVRLFGHPNSTALTIAASLAQIGEFSFILVGLGVSLHLLPEAGRDLVLAGAILSILVNPLLFIAIDRLQARQAQKAESEPGVVQVDAPDLPPPVLERDHAILIGHGRVGALVSERLRKDKVPLVVIEDKREKAAELREYGLCVVVGNAAMPEVLTQANIAAARWLLIAIPNGFEAGQIASHARAINPNLNIVARAHFDAEVDYLEQNGANLVIMGEREIARGMVEQVARHDAVAAARDDHLPQSA; from the coding sequence ATGCATCACACGCCCCTGCTTACCACCCTCGCCGTCGGCTTCGTGCTGGCCTTCGTCCTTGGCGCCCTGGCCAACCGCCTGCGCATCTCGCCGCTGGTCGGCTACCTGGTCGCCGGCGTGCTGGCCGGCCCCTTCACCCCCGGTTACGTCGCCGACCAGGCGCTGTCCGGCGAGATTGCCGAACTGGGCGTGATCCTGCTGATGTTCGGCGTCGGCCTGCACTTCTCCCTGAAAGACCTCTTGTCGGTCAAAGCCATCGCCATCCCCGGCGCGGTCGTGCAGATCGGCGTGGCCACCCTGCTCGGCATGGGCCTGGCCTGGATGATGGGCTGGCAGTTCGGCGCCGGGCTGGTGTTCGGCCTGGCCCTGTCGGTCGCCAGTACCGTCGTGCTCCTGCGTGCCCTGGAGCAGCGCCAGCTGATCGACACCAAGCGCGGCCGCATCGCCATCGGCTGGCTGATCGTCGAGGACCTGGCGATGGTCCTCACCCTGGTCCTGCTGCCGGCGCTGGCAGGCTCCCTGGGCGGCACCTCCGACGGCAACGAAGGCAGCGTGCTGATGCCGATCCTGCTGACCCTGGGCAAGGTCGCCGCCTTCGTCGCAGTGATGATCCTCGGCGGCCGGCGCATCGTGCCCTGGGCCCTGGAGCGGGTGGCCAAGACCGGCTCGCGCGAGCTGTTCACCCTCGCCGTGCTGGCCATCGCGCTGGGCATCGCCTACGGCTCGGCGGTGATCTTCGGCGTGTCTTTCGCCCTCGGCGCCTTCTTCGCCGGGATGATCCTCAACGAGTCCGAGCTGAGCCACGAGGCGGCGGAGAACTCGCTGCCGCTGCGCGATGCCTTCGCCGTGCTGTTCTTCGTCTCGGTGGGCATGCTGTTCAACCCTGCCATCCTGATCCACGAGCCGCTGCCAGTGCTGGCCACCTTCCTGGTCATCGTGTTCGGCAAGTCGGTGGCGGCGTACGTCATCGTGCGCCTGTTCGGCCACCCCAACAGCACCGCGCTGACCATCGCCGCGAGCCTGGCGCAGATCGGCGAGTTCTCCTTCATCCTGGTCGGCCTGGGCGTCAGCCTGCACCTGCTGCCCGAGGCGGGCCGCGACCTGGTGCTGGCCGGGGCGATCCTGTCGATCCTGGTCAACCCGCTGCTGTTCATCGCCATCGACCGCCTGCAGGCACGCCAGGCACAGAAGGCCGAGAGCGAGCCGGGCGTGGTGCAGGTGGACGCCCCGGACCTGCCGCCGCCGGTGCTGGAGCGGGACCACGCGATCCTCATCGGCCACGGCCGGGTCGGCGCGCTGGTCAGCGAGCGCCTGCGCAAGGACAAGGTGCCGCTGGTGGTGATCGAGGACAAACGCGAGAAGGCCGCCGAACTGCGCGAGTACGGCCTCTGCGTGGTGGTCGGCAATGCCGCCATGCCGGAGGTGCTCACCCAGGCCAACATCGCCGCCGCGCGCTGGCTGCTGATCGCCATTCCCAACGGCTTCGAGGCCGGGCAGATCGCCAGCCACGCCCGGGCGATCAACCCGAACCTGAACATCGTCGCCCGCGCCCACTTCGATGCCGAGGTGGACTACCTGGAGCAGAACGGCGCCAACCTGGTGATCATGGGCGAGCGGGAAATCGCCCGGGGGATGGTCGAGCAGGTGGCGCGCCACGACGCCGTCGCGGCCGCCCGCGACGACCACCTGCCGCAGTCGGCCTGA
- the pdxY gene encoding pyridoxal kinase PdxY codes for MSRTPHVLAIQSHVVFGHAGNSAAEFPMRRVGVNVWPLNTVQFSNHTQYGHWTGQVLPPEQIPALVDGIAAIGELGNCDAVLSGYLGSAEQGRSILEVVRRIREVNPRAVYLCDPVMGHPEKGCIVAPEVGEFLLHEAAAVADYLCPNQLELDSFCDRQPTSLEDCAAMARGLLERGPKAVLVKHLNYPGKPADAFEMLLVTQAETWHLRRPLLAFPRQPVGVGDLTSGLFLARLLLGDDLRTAFEFCAAAVHEVLLETQTCGSYELELVRAQDRIAHPRVKFEPVKLG; via the coding sequence ATGTCGCGCACTCCCCACGTTCTCGCCATCCAGTCCCACGTCGTCTTCGGCCATGCCGGCAACAGCGCCGCCGAGTTCCCCATGCGCCGCGTCGGAGTCAACGTCTGGCCGCTGAATACCGTGCAGTTCTCCAACCATACTCAGTATGGTCACTGGACCGGCCAGGTGCTGCCGCCGGAGCAGATTCCCGCGCTGGTCGACGGCATCGCCGCCATCGGCGAACTGGGCAACTGCGACGCGGTGCTGTCGGGCTACCTGGGCAGTGCGGAGCAGGGGCGTTCGATCCTCGAAGTGGTGCGTCGCATCCGCGAGGTGAACCCGCGTGCGGTGTACCTCTGCGACCCGGTGATGGGCCATCCGGAGAAGGGCTGCATCGTCGCTCCGGAAGTCGGTGAGTTCCTCCTCCACGAAGCCGCCGCCGTGGCGGACTACCTGTGCCCGAACCAGCTGGAACTGGACAGCTTCTGCGACCGCCAGCCGACCTCCCTGGAAGACTGCGCGGCCATGGCTCGCGGCTTGCTGGAGCGCGGCCCGAAGGCGGTCCTGGTGAAGCACCTGAATTATCCGGGCAAGCCGGCGGACGCCTTCGAGATGCTGCTGGTGACGCAGGCCGAGACCTGGCACCTGCGCCGCCCGCTGCTGGCCTTCCCGCGCCAGCCGGTCGGTGTGGGCGATCTCACCTCCGGGCTGTTCCTTGCCCGCCTGCTACTGGGCGACGACTTGCGCACGGCCTTCGAATTCTGCGCCGCCGCCGTGCATGAAGTGCTGCTGGAGACCCAGACCTGCGGCAGCTACGAGCTGGAGTTGGTGCGGGCGCAGGACCGCATCGCCCATCCGCGGGTGAAGTTCGAGCCGGTAAAGCTGGGGTGA
- a CDS encoding DUF3301 domain-containing protein: MLFAAAAAWWWRAHGIRERALVLAKQHCAREGVELLDEAMALQRIRFRRDGRNHLRLAREYGFEFTATGQERYAGTIRMFGHYLGRIELAPFRMAPEPRATVAPVATFNPVDDEIVDAVFDDAPPSRPKAEVVRLDEWRRAHQDKKVGD; this comes from the coding sequence ATGCTGTTTGCCGCGGCTGCCGCCTGGTGGTGGCGCGCCCACGGCATCCGCGAGCGTGCGCTGGTCCTGGCCAAGCAGCACTGCGCGCGCGAGGGCGTGGAACTGCTCGACGAAGCCATGGCCCTGCAGCGCATTCGCTTCCGCCGGGATGGCCGCAACCATCTGCGCCTGGCACGGGAGTACGGCTTCGAGTTCACCGCCACCGGCCAGGAACGTTACGCCGGCACCATCCGCATGTTCGGCCACTACCTGGGCCGCATCGAGCTGGCGCCGTTCCGCATGGCACCCGAGCCGCGCGCCACCGTCGCGCCGGTCGCCACCTTCAACCCGGTTGACGACGAGATCGTCGACGCGGTGTTCGACGACGCCCCGCCCTCGCGCCCCAAGGCCGAGGTGGTACGCCTGGACGAATGGCGTCGGGCGCACCAGGACAAGAAGGTCGGCGACTAG
- a CDS encoding alpha/beta fold hydrolase, with product MQLLSWTHEGSAGFTLRGWRSEPSGKPLLHFLHGNGFCTRAYEPLLKLLAKDFDLWLCDVQGHGDSDHGGRFHGWNRNAEMAVEAFEAGRGLFGDVPRYACGHSFGGVLTSLVLGRHPQLFRRAVLLDPVLFTPAMIGVMALSEVLGLHQRRTMVQKARARRSQWPDREAAYASLHGRGIFKGWTDAALWAYVEHAMKVVEGGVELKCRPSREAEIFSSFPKRLWPSLNKVVTPTQVLFGEHTYPFVPKAVARWCASNPAISGQCVDGGHCFMQEFPEDSAERVSRFLLGHE from the coding sequence ATGCAGTTGTTGTCCTGGACCCACGAAGGGTCCGCCGGTTTCACCCTGCGCGGCTGGCGCAGCGAGCCCAGCGGCAAGCCGCTGTTGCACTTTCTTCATGGCAACGGTTTCTGCACCCGCGCCTATGAGCCGCTGCTCAAGCTGCTGGCGAAGGATTTCGACCTCTGGCTGTGCGATGTCCAGGGCCACGGCGACAGCGACCATGGCGGGCGTTTCCACGGCTGGAACCGCAACGCCGAGATGGCGGTGGAAGCCTTCGAGGCCGGGCGCGGGCTGTTCGGCGATGTGCCGCGCTACGCCTGCGGGCACAGCTTCGGCGGCGTGCTGACCAGCCTGGTCCTGGGGCGCCACCCGCAGCTGTTCCGCCGCGCCGTGCTGCTCGACCCGGTGCTGTTCACCCCGGCGATGATCGGCGTGATGGCGCTCTCCGAGGTGCTCGGCCTGCACCAGCGCCGCACCATGGTGCAGAAGGCGCGCGCGCGGCGCAGCCAGTGGCCGGACCGCGAGGCCGCCTATGCCAGCCTGCATGGTCGGGGCATCTTCAAGGGCTGGACCGATGCGGCGCTGTGGGCCTATGTCGAACACGCGATGAAGGTGGTGGAGGGCGGCGTCGAGCTGAAATGCCGGCCCAGCCGCGAGGCGGAGATCTTCAGTTCCTTCCCCAAGCGCCTGTGGCCGTCGCTGAACAAGGTGGTGACGCCGACCCAGGTGCTGTTCGGCGAGCACACCTACCCCTTCGTGCCCAAGGCGGTGGCGCGCTGGTGCGCGAGCAACCCGGCGATCAGCGGGCAGTGCGTCGATGGCGGGCACTGCTTCATGCAGGAGTTCCCCGAGGACAGCGCCGAGCGCGTTTCGCGCTTCCTGCTGGGGCACGAATGA